The DNA sequence CCGACAGCGAGGATTACTGCACGCCCTGCGGCGCCTGCCGGCAGGTGCTGGCTGAATTCGGAAACGAAATCAAAGTTTATATGTGTAACCACCATGGTGAATATATAGTAAAAACGCTTGCTGAACTGCTGCCCCTGAGCTTTAAGTTAAAAGCGGGGGAAGCCGGTAAAATTGAAGGCAGCCCACGCCCCAATCCTGTTCGTGTTGTGGAGCCGGTAGACAGGTAAAGGGCTGAAAGGAGGAAAATGGTGGAACAGGAGAAATTTAAGTCGGGTTTTGTGGCCATAATTGGCCGCCCCAATGTCGGGAAGTCCACCCTTTTAAACCAGCTGGTGGGGCATAAGGTGGCCATTATGTCCGATAAGCCCCAGACCACCCGGCATAAAATCCATTCAATCATTACCCGTGATGATGCCCAGATCATCTTTCTGGATACGCCGGGAATTCACAAGCCCAGGCACAAGCTGGGTGAATATATGGTGGAAGTGGCCCTGGGCGCCCTGCGGGAAGTGGACGTAATCCTCTTCCTGGTTGAACCCCAGTTGCCGGGGCCGGGGGACGAGTACATAATCAACCAGCTCCGCGAGGTAACCACTCCGGTAATTCTGGTCATTAATAAAATAGATTTGCTGGACAACAAGGCGGAATTGCTGCCCCTGATCGACGTTTTTTCACAGAAATACAATTTTGCCGAGATTATCCCCGTTTCCGCTCTCAAACCGGAAAACCTGGACCGCCTGGTTGAGCTGGTGGTTTCCTACTTACCCTCTGGACCCAAGTATTATCCCGACAATATGGTCACGGACCGGCCGGAACAGTTTATTATGGCCGAACTGATCCGGGAAAAGGTGCTGCACCTGACCGCCCAGGAAGTACCCCACGGGGTAACCGTGGTGGTGGAGGAGGTAGAGCCGCGATCGGACCAGCTGCTCTATGTACGGGCGGTCATCTATACCGAAAAGGAATCGCATAAGGCCATATTAATTGGCAAGGGGGGACGGATGCTCAAAGAGATCGGCCGGCTGGCCAGGGAAGAAATGGAACTTCTCCTGGGGTCAAAAATATACCTGGATCTGTGGGTCAAGGTCAAGGAAGACTGGCGTAACCAGGACCTGTACCTGCGGAACTTTGGTTACACCGACAGGGATTAATTTTCCTTGACAGTACAAGAAAGGTTCTGATAAAGTAATGTTGGCTGGAAAGCCAGCTAAGGTTTTCGGGCTTCCTCACGTAAGTGAAGGCCCTTTTCATTTTGCAAAAAAAATTCCCGGAGGTGGTACTGTGGACGGCGACCCTAGTAGGCACAAGTTCATACTAAAACAAGCAGGGACTGGCCCAGGTATCCACGCTCCAGGGATGGTGGGCCGCCCCTGAAAAAAGGAGGTGGCCTGGATGTCAGTGACCCGGGGACTTTACGGCGCCCGGCTTATTACCGCCCGGAACGGGATTTTGGGGAACTGCCCCAGTGCTTTGCTGCACCCCTGGTGAGCATTGAGGAAAAACTCGAGATAATGGTTGCCAACATGTGTTCTTTGTGCCTGTGTAAAATCCGAATGAGACATCGGAACAGGATAAAGCTCAACAACAGGGGTGGGAAGATATGCTCAAAGTATATAAAAGTGTGGGAGAGGCGCTGGTAGAAAGCAATGTGCTGGGAGAGAAGGGGAGTTGGATTAACTTAGTCAACCCTACCAGAGAAGAAATAGAAGAGGTCGTTCACCAGCTTACCCTGCCGGTGGACTTTTTAGAGTACCCTCTTGATGAAGAAGAAAGCTCCCGTATCGAGGTTGAGGAAGGCTGTGTGCTGATTATTATCAGGGTGCCTATTATTAGGGATAATATTTATGACACAATTCCTTTAGGAATCATTATTACAGAAAACATTATTATTACTGTTTGCCTGGAAGATCTGGCTATTATAAGCGAATTCTCTTCCTGCCGTATCAAGGGATTTTATACCTTTAAAAAAACGCGCTTTCTCTTGCAGATTTTTTATAAGACGGCGATCCATTACCTGCGTTACTTAAGGCAGATCGACAAAAGAAGTGAAGAAATTCAGCAGAGGTTGCACAGTTCGACGCAAAATAAAGAATTAATTAAATTATTTAGTTTAGAAAAAAGCCTGGTCTATTTTACAACCTCTTTAAGGGCAAATGAAATCGTTATGGAAAAACTATTAAAATCACATCTTGCTAAAGACCCAGATTCTTTAGAGGTGAACGTGGGCTTAATAAAGATGTACGAAGAAGATGAGGACCTGTTGGAAGATGTGATCACCGAAAATAAACAGGCCATTGAAATGAGTGAGATTTATGCTGAGATCCTGAGTGGCACGATGGATGCATTTGCCTCGATAATTTCGAACAATCAAAACATGGTCATGAAGTTTCTAACTTCAGTGACCATCATTTTAATGATTCCCACCATGCTGTTCAGCTTGTACGGCATGAACGTAGATCTGCCATTTCAGCATTCCAGGGGTGCTTTTCCCGGCATAGTTCTTTTGTCTGTTGTCTTCTCAATTGTTGCTTTGTTGATTTTCAGGAAAAGAGATATGTTATAAGATTTTTTCTATAGGTCCGGGATACGGGAGGAGCATTAATATACCTTGACAGCACAGGAAACAATCTGTTAAAGTAGTTTTGGATATAAGTCCAATCGGGCTTTTGGCCTTCTTTAACCGGAGGCCTTTTTTGTTTGGGGCATTGCTGTGGGTGTAAATGTTCAGTGATCCCGCTATGGTGCCGGTGGTAATAATAAAAAGGGGCTGGCCCCGGTATCTACACTCCAGGGTTGGTGGGCTGCCCCTGAAAAAAGGAGGTGGCCTGGATGTCCAGAGTTCGAGAAGAAGTACGCCGGGCAATCCTTTCCTGTCTTGAGGAAGGATCTACCGACAGGTTGCGTCAGTGTTTGAAAGACTTACACCCGGCGGACATTGCCGAAGTGCTTCCGGACATTAGTTTGGGCCAGCAGGTCAAGGTATTGCGGGTCATGGAACCGGACAGGGCTGCCCAGGTAGTTTTTGAGCTGGACCGGGAAAAGTTGCCCACCCTGATGGAATGCCTGGGTTTACAACGCACGGCCGATATACTAAGTGCCATGTTTACCGACGATGCGGCAGACCTGCTGGGGGACCTGCCCGGGGATCTGAGGCAAAAACTGCTGGGTCTTATGGAGGCACATGAGGCCCGGGACGTCAAAGAGCTATTGACCTACGGCGAGGAAACCGCCGGCGGGATTATGACCACGGAATATGTGGCCATTCAAAAGGATATCACCGCCGGGCAAGCTATTGAAGTGCTGCGTGAAAACGCACCTGATGCCGAGACGGTTTATTACGTTTATGTAGTGGACGATCAAAACCACCTGGTGGGAGTGCTTTCCTTAAGGGAGCTTATCCTGGCAGCGCCCAATATG is a window from the Desulfofundulus luciae genome containing:
- the era gene encoding GTPase Era, translating into MVEQEKFKSGFVAIIGRPNVGKSTLLNQLVGHKVAIMSDKPQTTRHKIHSIITRDDAQIIFLDTPGIHKPRHKLGEYMVEVALGALREVDVILFLVEPQLPGPGDEYIINQLREVTTPVILVINKIDLLDNKAELLPLIDVFSQKYNFAEIIPVSALKPENLDRLVELVVSYLPSGPKYYPDNMVTDRPEQFIMAELIREKVLHLTAQEVPHGVTVVVEEVEPRSDQLLYVRAVIYTEKESHKAILIGKGGRMLKEIGRLAREEMELLLGSKIYLDLWVKVKEDWRNQDLYLRNFGYTDRD
- a CDS encoding magnesium transporter CorA family protein yields the protein MLKVYKSVGEALVESNVLGEKGSWINLVNPTREEIEEVVHQLTLPVDFLEYPLDEEESSRIEVEEGCVLIIIRVPIIRDNIYDTIPLGIIITENIIITVCLEDLAIISEFSSCRIKGFYTFKKTRFLLQIFYKTAIHYLRYLRQIDKRSEEIQQRLHSSTQNKELIKLFSLEKSLVYFTTSLRANEIVMEKLLKSHLAKDPDSLEVNVGLIKMYEEDEDLLEDVITENKQAIEMSEIYAEILSGTMDAFASIISNNQNMVMKFLTSVTIILMIPTMLFSLYGMNVDLPFQHSRGAFPGIVLLSVVFSIVALLIFRKRDML